A genomic segment from Deltaproteobacteria bacterium encodes:
- a CDS encoding FAD-dependent oxidoreductase, which yields MRRGGLLLRRRGRLLWARLLRRRGRRSARRLDGRRRHAEDRLGWTAGSARRRRHGPAARPAVLGRGEYGSAAIRTRPGGLRHGGCSPSADPGPLSPHLTRFPRRATTAQPAIAARAIRRGRDVRRGHSGYSTPAVKRLPLAEDARPIDLRCDGRPVRAYAGDSVAVALSASDVRVLSRSLKYHRPRGFFCLEGHCGACLMRVDGVPNVRACMEPCRDGMEVAGQNAYPSPDLDVLGAVDWLFPQGMDHHTLMTGSRVLNSVVNRMVRQLGGLGELPDRPAPAFPEPAVDEPDVAVVGAGPAGLAAATAAAAAGADVLLVDEHDVAGGSEWADPRAGRAAVEARVDAARRAGVRFASRSTAVAFYPEDDGGLLAVASPERLTRVRARRYVYATGGYAINQLFVNNDRPGVMAARAVGRLLVRHRVVAGTRAVVVGRGDYPAALAAALRGAGSDVVEVDGDDARVVGVRGRVWVKAVDVDRGGRVDRVPCDLVAVWDTPSPASEAPRQHGCAVRFDPARGGFAVEVDADGRTSVAGVFACGDVCGFVGPRAAADQGERAGATAAREALA from the coding sequence TTGCGGCGGGGCGGGCTGCTGCTGCGGCGGCGCGGCCGGCTGCTGTGGGCCCGGCTGCTGCGGCGGCGCGGCCGGCGCTCCGCCCGGAGGCTGGATGGTCGGCGGCGCCACGCCGAAGATCGTCTTGGCTGGACCGCCGGATCCGCCCGGCGCCGGCGGCACGGGCCTGCCGCACGTCCCGCAGTGCTGGGCCGCGGCGAGTACGGCAGCGCCGCAATACGGACACGGCCTGGTGGCTTGCGACATGGTGGTTGCTCCCCGAGTGCCGACCCCGGCCCTCTGAGCCCGCACCTTACTCGATTCCCGCGACGCGCGACAACTGCTCAGCCGGCGATCGCGGCTCGCGCGATCCGCCGCGGGCGCGACGTGCGCCGCGGTCATTCGGGATACAGTACGCCGGCCGTGAAACGCCTTCCCCTGGCCGAGGACGCCCGCCCGATCGACCTCCGTTGTGACGGCCGCCCGGTGCGCGCCTACGCCGGCGACAGCGTGGCCGTCGCGCTGTCCGCGAGCGACGTGCGCGTGCTGTCGCGCTCGCTCAAGTACCACCGCCCGCGCGGGTTCTTCTGTCTCGAGGGCCATTGCGGCGCGTGCCTGATGCGCGTCGACGGGGTGCCGAACGTGCGCGCGTGCATGGAGCCGTGCCGCGACGGCATGGAGGTCGCGGGGCAAAACGCCTACCCCTCGCCCGACCTCGACGTGCTCGGTGCCGTCGACTGGCTGTTTCCCCAGGGGATGGACCACCACACCCTGATGACCGGCTCTCGCGTGCTCAACTCCGTCGTCAACCGGATGGTTCGTCAGCTCGGCGGCCTCGGCGAGCTGCCCGACCGTCCGGCGCCGGCGTTTCCCGAGCCGGCCGTCGACGAACCGGACGTCGCGGTCGTCGGTGCCGGCCCCGCGGGGCTCGCCGCGGCGACGGCGGCGGCGGCGGCCGGGGCCGACGTCCTGTTGGTGGACGAGCACGACGTCGCCGGCGGCAGTGAATGGGCCGATCCGCGGGCCGGCCGCGCGGCGGTCGAGGCTCGCGTCGACGCGGCGCGGCGGGCCGGTGTGCGCTTCGCGTCGCGGTCGACCGCCGTCGCGTTCTATCCCGAGGACGACGGCGGGCTGCTCGCGGTGGCGTCCCCCGAGCGGCTCACGCGCGTGCGCGCCCGCCGCTACGTCTACGCGACGGGTGGTTACGCGATCAACCAGTTGTTCGTCAACAACGATCGGCCGGGCGTGATGGCCGCGCGCGCGGTCGGCCGGCTGCTGGTGCGCCACCGAGTGGTCGCCGGGACGCGGGCCGTGGTCGTCGGGCGCGGCGACTATCCCGCGGCGCTCGCGGCGGCGCTTCGCGGCGCCGGCAGCGACGTCGTCGAGGTCGACGGCGACGACGCGCGCGTGGTCGGGGTGCGCGGGCGCGTGTGGGTCAAGGCCGTCGATGTCGACCGCGGCGGCCGGGTCGACCGCGTACCGTGCGACCTGGTCGCCGTATGGGATACGCCGTCGCCGGCGTCCGAGGCGCCGCGCCAGCACGGCTGCGCCGTCCGATTCGACCCGGCGCGCGGCGGGTTCGCGGTCGAGGTCGACGCCGACGGGCGCACGTCGGTCGCCGGCGTGTTCGCGTGCGGCGACGTGTGCGGGTTCGTCGGTCCGCGCGCCGCCGCCGACCAGGGCGAGCGCGCGGGGGCGACGGCCGCGCGGGAGGCTCTCGCATGA